The following nucleotide sequence is from Streptomyces pactum.
GTGGCGCAGGTACGCGGTGACATGGGCCTCGGCGGTCCGGTACGCCCGGTCCCGGTCGTCGTCCAGCACCACCGCCTGCTCCACGGCGAGGAACGCGTCCGGGCCCATGATCTCCCGGGCCCGCGCGGTGTGCTCCACCGGGACGAAGTAGGTGTGGGCGCCCCACGTCTCCTCCGCCGCCAGCCGCAGCATCCGCGGTCCCAGGGCGGCGAGCACCCGCCGCGGCGCGGGGTCCGGTGCCGGCCCGTGGGCGGGCACCGCGTCCATCGACGCCAGGTAGCCGCGCAGGGTGGCCGCCGCCCGCGCCCGGGCCGGCAGCGGGTAGCCGTCGAGCGTGCGCGGGGTGTCGTCCACCCGGTGGCCGCCCAGCCCGAGGACGTACCGCCCCGGGAACGCCTCGCCGAGCGTGCGGGTCGCGGTGGCCATGGCGACCGGGTCCCGGAAGGCGATGTTGGCGATCCCGGAGGCCACGACCAGCCGGCGGGTGGCCGAGAGCAGCAGCCAGGCCTGCCCCACGGTGTCCCGGCCGAACGCCTCCCCGAACCACAGGGCGCCGTAGCCCAGTTCCTCGATCTCCGCGGCGGCCTCCCGGACCGGTCCCGCCGGATGTCCCTCGAAGGCCGCCGTCCACAGGCCCACCCGGCCCCGTGAGCCGTGCCCGTCTCGCGTCATCTCCGCCCCTCTCGCGGCACAGGGCCGTCTTTACCGGAGAACCTCTCCGGTTTCCTGGCGGTACTATACGGAGAAGCTCTCCGTTTTGGCCAGCCGGGTTCCCCGGCGGGGTCGGCGGATCCGCCGGGCGCACCGGTCCGGTGCCCGGGCGGGGTCCGCCGTGGGGCGGTGGGTGGAGAGCGGGACGGCGGCGTGCCGGCCCGGCGGGAGGGTGACCGGGCGGCAGGGAGGCCGGAGATGGAGATGGGCACGAGGGACGATGACGGCCGCGGCCGGGCGGCGCGGCGCGAGCGCACCGACGCCCGGCGCAACCGGGAGCGGCTGCTGGCGGCGGCCCGGGAGGTGTTCGCGGAGGAGGGGCCGGAGGCCTCGCTGAACGCGATCGCGCGCCGGGCCGGCGTGGGGCCGGGAACCCTCTACCGCCACTTCCCCAACCGGCAGGCGCTGCTCGCGGCCGTCCTCCGGGACCGTGTCGAGCGGCTCTGCGGCCGGGCCGGCGAGCTGGCCGCCGGGCAGCCGCCCGACGCGGCGCTCGCGCACTGGCTGGCGCTCTTCCTGGAGCATGCCCGGGACCACCAGGGGATGGGCGGGGCGCTGCTGGTGCAGGACGCCCGGGCGCTGGGGATCGACTGCCACCGGATGATCCACGACGCGGCGGCCGGGCTGCTCGACCGGGCCCGCCGGCGGGGCACCGCCCGCGCCGACCTGGCCCCGGACGATCTGCTGCGGCTGGTGGTGGGGATCGCCCTGTCCACCGCGCGTGACGCCGACGAGGGGCAGTCCGCCCGGCTGCTGGATCTGGTCCTGGACGCGGTGTTCCGGCCCGCGCCGGGCGACCGCCGGGCCCGTTCCGGCGGTGCGGGAGGGAGCGCCGCTGGCGGTGGGGAGTGCCGGCGGGGAGAGGGGTGCGGACGGGGGGAGAGAGGGCCGGCGGGGGAGGGGAGGGCCGGTGGAGGGTGGTCGGTGAGCCGGAGAAAAGCTACCGCTCAGTAATAGAACCTTGTAAGATGCCGGCATGAGTCAGGCGACCATCGGAGACAGCGAGTTCGACCGCGACACCGCGGTCACCGCACGCGAGCCCGGCGTCTACGACGCCGAACTGTCCGCGGGCTGGACCATCATCCAGGCCGTCAACGGCGGCTATCTGCTCGCCGTACTGGGCCGGGCCCTGGCGGACACCCTGCCGCACCCCGACCCGATCAGCGTCTCGGCGTACTACCTGACGGCGTCGGTGCCCGGACCCGCGGTGGTGCGGACCGAGACGGTGCGCACCGGCTCGACCCTCTCCACCGGCCAGGCGTCCCTGTACCAGTACGCCGAGGACGGCACCGAGGTGGAGCGCATCCGGGTACTGGCCACCTACGGCGACCTCGACGGGCTCCCCGACGACGTCCGCACCTCGGCCAAGCCGCCGGCCATCCCGCCGCCGGAGCACTGCCTGGGCACCGCCGACGGACCGGCCCCCCTCCCCGGCAGCTCCGCGATCATCGAGCGGCTGGACATCCGCCTCGACCCGGCCACGGTCGGCTGGGCGGTCGGCGCGCCCTCCGGCAAGGGCGAGATGCGCGGCTGGTTCGGCCTGGCGGACGGCCGCGACCCCGACCCGCTCTCGCTGCTGCTCACCGTGGACGCGCTCCCGCCGACCTCCTTCGAACTGGGCCTGATGGGCTGGACCCCGACGGTCGAACTCACCACCCACATCCGCTGCCGGCCCGCCCCCGGGCCGCTCCGGGTCGCCATCACCACCCGCAACCTCGCCGGCGGCCTGCTGGAGGAGGACGCCGAGGTCTGGGACAGCGCCGACCG
It contains:
- a CDS encoding thioesterase family protein; this translates as MSQATIGDSEFDRDTAVTAREPGVYDAELSAGWTIIQAVNGGYLLAVLGRALADTLPHPDPISVSAYYLTASVPGPAVVRTETVRTGSTLSTGQASLYQYAEDGTEVERIRVLATYGDLDGLPDDVRTSAKPPAIPPPEHCLGTADGPAPLPGSSAIIERLDIRLDPATVGWAVGAPSGKGEMRGWFGLADGRDPDPLSLLLTVDALPPTSFELGLMGWTPTVELTTHIRCRPAPGPLRVAITTRNLAGGLLEEDAEVWDSADRLVAQSRQLAKAPRG
- a CDS encoding TIGR03620 family F420-dependent LLM class oxidoreductase translates to MTRDGHGSRGRVGLWTAAFEGHPAGPVREAAAEIEELGYGALWFGEAFGRDTVGQAWLLLSATRRLVVASGIANIAFRDPVAMATATRTLGEAFPGRYVLGLGGHRVDDTPRTLDGYPLPARARAAATLRGYLASMDAVPAHGPAPDPAPRRVLAALGPRMLRLAAEETWGAHTYFVPVEHTARAREIMGPDAFLAVEQAVVLDDDRDRAYRTAEAHVTAYLRHAPHQEANVRRLGFGDEDVRGPSRRLVDAIVAHGDLSAVERRVREHLDAGADHVCLQVLGHDPAVLPRREWRELAAALVPAPPSRGDRAPAG
- a CDS encoding TetR/AcrR family transcriptional regulator, whose protein sequence is MEMGTRDDDGRGRAARRERTDARRNRERLLAAAREVFAEEGPEASLNAIARRAGVGPGTLYRHFPNRQALLAAVLRDRVERLCGRAGELAAGQPPDAALAHWLALFLEHARDHQGMGGALLVQDARALGIDCHRMIHDAAAGLLDRARRRGTARADLAPDDLLRLVVGIALSTARDADEGQSARLLDLVLDAVFRPAPGDRRARSGGAGGSAAGGGECRRGEGCGRGERGPAGEGRAGGGWSVSRRKATAQ